A window of Symphalangus syndactylus isolate Jambi chromosome 24, NHGRI_mSymSyn1-v2.1_pri, whole genome shotgun sequence contains these coding sequences:
- the CRLS1 gene encoding cardiolipin synthase (CMP-forming) isoform X1, giving the protein MLALRLARGSWGALRGAAWAPGTRPSKGRACWALLPPVPCCLGCLAERWRLRPAALSLRLPGIGQRNHCSGAGKAAPRPAAGAGAAAEAPGGQWGPASTPSLYENPWTIPNMLSMTRIGLAPVLGYLIIEEDFNIALGVFALAGLTDLLDGFIARNWANQKSALGSALDPLADKILISILYVSLTYADLIPVPLTYMIISRDVMLIAAVFYVRYRTLPTPRTLAKYFNPCYATARLKPTFISKVNTAVQLILVAASLAAPVFNYADSIYLQILWCCTAFTTAASAYSYYHYGRKTVQVIKD; this is encoded by the exons ATGCTAGCCTTGCGCTTGGCGCGCGGCTCGTGGGGGGCCCTTCGCGGCGCCGCTTGGGCACCGGGGACGCGGCCGAGTAAAGGGCGCGCCTGCTGGGCCCTGCTGCCGCCCGTGCCCTGCTGCTTGGGCTGCCTGGCCGAACGTTGGAGGCTGCGTCCAGCCGCGCTTAGCTTGCGGCTGCCCGGGATCGGCCAGCGGAACCACTGCTCGGGCGCGGGGAAGGCGGCCCCCAGGCCAGCGGCCGGAGCGGGCGCTGCTGCCGAAGCCCCGGGCGGCCAGTGGGGCCCGGCGAGCACCCCCAGCCTG TATGAAAACCCATGGACAATCCCAAATATGTTGTCAATGACGAGAATTGGCTTGGCCCCAGTTCTGGGCTATTTGATTATTGAAGAAGATTTTAATATTGCACTAGGAGTTTTTGCTTTAGCTGGACTAACAGATTTG TTGGATGGATTTATTGCTCGAAACTGGGCCAATCAAAAATCAGCTTTGGGAAGTGCTCTTGATCCACTTGCTGATAAAATACTTATCAGTATCTTATATGTTAGCTTGACCTATGCAGATCTTATTCCAG TTCCACTTACTTACATGATCATTTCGAGAGATGTAATGTTGATTGCTGCTGTTTTTTATGTCAGATACCGAACTCTTCCAACACCA CGAACACTTGCCAAGTATTTCAATCCTTGCTATGCCACTGCTAGGTTAAAACCAACATTCATCAGCAAG gtAAATACAGCAGTCCAGTTAATCTTGGTGGCAGCTTCTTTGGCAGCTCCAGTTTTCAACTATGCTGACAGCATTTATCTTCAGATACTATG GTGTTGTACAGCTTTCACCACAGCTGCATCAGCTTACAGTTACTATCATTATGGCCGGAAGACTGTTCAGGTGATAAAAGACTGA
- the CRLS1 gene encoding cardiolipin synthase (CMP-forming) isoform X2, with amino-acid sequence MLSMTRIGLAPVLGYLIIEEDFNIALGVFALAGLTDLLDGFIARNWANQKSALGSALDPLADKILISILYVSLTYADLIPVPLTYMIISRDVMLIAAVFYVRYRTLPTPRTLAKYFNPCYATARLKPTFISKVNTAVQLILVAASLAAPVFNYADSIYLQILWCCTAFTTAASAYSYYHYGRKTVQVIKD; translated from the exons ATGTTGTCAATGACGAGAATTGGCTTGGCCCCAGTTCTGGGCTATTTGATTATTGAAGAAGATTTTAATATTGCACTAGGAGTTTTTGCTTTAGCTGGACTAACAGATTTG TTGGATGGATTTATTGCTCGAAACTGGGCCAATCAAAAATCAGCTTTGGGAAGTGCTCTTGATCCACTTGCTGATAAAATACTTATCAGTATCTTATATGTTAGCTTGACCTATGCAGATCTTATTCCAG TTCCACTTACTTACATGATCATTTCGAGAGATGTAATGTTGATTGCTGCTGTTTTTTATGTCAGATACCGAACTCTTCCAACACCA CGAACACTTGCCAAGTATTTCAATCCTTGCTATGCCACTGCTAGGTTAAAACCAACATTCATCAGCAAG gtAAATACAGCAGTCCAGTTAATCTTGGTGGCAGCTTCTTTGGCAGCTCCAGTTTTCAACTATGCTGACAGCATTTATCTTCAGATACTATG GTGTTGTACAGCTTTCACCACAGCTGCATCAGCTTACAGTTACTATCATTATGGCCGGAAGACTGTTCAGGTGATAAAAGACTGA
- the CRLS1 gene encoding cardiolipin synthase (CMP-forming) isoform X3, giving the protein MPQYENPWTIPNMLSMTRIGLAPVLGYLIIEEDFNIALGVFALAGLTDLLDGFIARNWANQKSALGSALDPLADKILISILYVSLTYADLIPVPLTYMIISRDVMLIAAVFYVRYRTLPTPRTLAKYFNPCYATARLKPTFISKVNTAVQLILVAASLAAPVFNYADSIYLQILWCCTAFTTAASAYSYYHYGRKTVQVIKD; this is encoded by the exons ATGCCACAG TATGAAAACCCATGGACAATCCCAAATATGTTGTCAATGACGAGAATTGGCTTGGCCCCAGTTCTGGGCTATTTGATTATTGAAGAAGATTTTAATATTGCACTAGGAGTTTTTGCTTTAGCTGGACTAACAGATTTG TTGGATGGATTTATTGCTCGAAACTGGGCCAATCAAAAATCAGCTTTGGGAAGTGCTCTTGATCCACTTGCTGATAAAATACTTATCAGTATCTTATATGTTAGCTTGACCTATGCAGATCTTATTCCAG TTCCACTTACTTACATGATCATTTCGAGAGATGTAATGTTGATTGCTGCTGTTTTTTATGTCAGATACCGAACTCTTCCAACACCA CGAACACTTGCCAAGTATTTCAATCCTTGCTATGCCACTGCTAGGTTAAAACCAACATTCATCAGCAAG gtAAATACAGCAGTCCAGTTAATCTTGGTGGCAGCTTCTTTGGCAGCTCCAGTTTTCAACTATGCTGACAGCATTTATCTTCAGATACTATG GTGTTGTACAGCTTTCACCACAGCTGCATCAGCTTACAGTTACTATCATTATGGCCGGAAGACTGTTCAGGTGATAAAAGACTGA